DNA sequence from the Cohnella herbarum genome:
CTCTATCAATCGGCGCGACAACGCTCGCTGGATATGGAGCGTCAATGGCTCAAGTGGGTTTCCGCTAGTCGGTCGCCCGACCAAGCGATCCGCGGCAGGGAAATGCGCGAGCGGATGGCCGAGGATCGGCTTCAGATCGACGTGGAGAGTCTCCCCGGTCTAAAGACTTCGATGAGCAAAGCCGAATATGAATCCGCGGTAAGAGCGATCCAACGCTATATCGGGCAAGGCGACGTCTTTCAGGTTAATCTGGCGATGCGCCAGAGCAAGGCGACGCCGGCAACGCCGGAAACGCTGTACGAATGGCTTCGCGTCGTGAATCCTTCGCCATATATGGGAATGCTTCGTACGCCTGCTTTCTCGCTTGTTAGCGCATCTCCGGAACTGCTCGTGAAGTTGGACGCCGGACGGTTGTCCACGAGACCGATCGCCGGTACCCGTCGGCGCGGGAGAACGCAAGAGGAAGACCGGGCGATGGAAGATGAACTGCTGACGAGCGATAAAGAGCGGGCGGAACACGTTATGCTTGTCGATCTTGAGCGCAATGATCTGGGACGAGTCGCCAAATACGGGACGGTGCACGTTCCCGAACTGATGACGGTAGAGCGATATTCGCACGTCATGCATTTGGTGTCGCAGGTCGAGGCTCGGCTGGCAGCGGGGAAAGACGCGCTGGACGTATTGGCCGCGGTGTTTCCCGGCGGAACGATTACGGGAGCGCCCAAGATCCGCACGATGGAAATCATCGAAGAGCTGGAGCCGACCCGAAGAGGACCTTATACGGGCTCGATGGGATGGATTGACTATAGCGGAAATATGGAATTTAATATAATTATTCGTACGATCGCGGTTCAGGACGGGATTTGTCACATTCAAGCCGGAGCGGGAATCGTTATCGATTCCGACCCGGAACGGGAATTTCGCGAATCCTTGAGCAAAGCCAAGGCGCTTTGGAAAGCGGTACAGTACAGCGAAGGGCAAGGTGAACCGATATGATTCTAGTGATCGACAATTACGATTCTTTTACGTATAACTTGGTGCAGTATTTAGGGGAGCTCGGCGAAGAAATCGTCGTTCATCGCAACGACGAGATCGACCTGGACGGCATCGCCAAGCTGGCGCCGGACCATATTCTGATCTCGCCGGGACCTTGCACGCCGAACGAAGCGGGGGTCAGCCTGGCGTTGCTGGAACGGTTCAAAGGGGAAATTCCGATCTTCGGCGTCTGTCTCGGACATCAAGCGATAGGCCAAGCCTTCGGAGGAGACGTCATTCGGGCGGACCAACTCATGCACGGCAAAACATCCGAGATCGCGCACGACGGGCGCACGATTTTCGAGGGGCTTCCTTCCCCGTTCACGGCGACGCGTTACCACTCCTTGATCGTGAAGCGCGATACGCTGCCGGACTGTCTGGAGATCAGCGCGGAGACGGAGGATGGCTTGATTATGGGCCTGCGGCATAAAGAATACGTCGTGGAAGGCGTACAATTCCATCCGGAGTCGATTATGACGGATTACGGATTACAGATTTTGCGTAATTTTCTAAGTCAGAAAACGGGCGTGCGGGCATGAATTTCCTGTACAACGGACAATTGACAGATAGCCAAGAAGCCGTGATCTCCGCATTCGATCACGGTTTTTTGTACGGCATGGGACTATTCGAGACGTTCCGGACTTACGGCGGTAGGCCTTGGCTGCTTGAGAGGCACGCCGCGCGGTTGGCCAAGGGCTGCGAAATGCTGGGAATCGGTTACGTGCCGGATGTCGAACGGATGAAGTCGGCGATTGCCGAACTATTGGCGGCGAACGGTTTAACGGACGGATATATCCGTTGGTCGGTATCCGCGGGAGAAGGAGCGATCGGGCTTCCGGCAGACGTCTACGACAAACCGAACGAAATCGCGTACGCCAAGGAGTTGGCCGTAGACGAGCCCTCCGCCCGAAAAGGGAAAACCGTGCGCCTGTTGAAGCTCCCGCGCAGCACCCCGGAAGGCGATGTTCGGTTAAAGTCTTTTCATTACATGAATAATATCAATGCCAAGAGAGAATTAAATAGGGAAGGCGCAAGACCGGGAACGGAAGGACTGTTCCTGAGCCATGAAGGGTTCGTCGTCGAAGGCATGGTCAGCAACGTGTTCTGGATATCGGACGGCGTGCTGTATACGCCCGAGGCTTCGACGGGTTTACTTGAAGGGGTCACGCGCGAGTTCGTGTTGGAATTAGCGAAGGACATGGGAATCCGGACGGAACAGGGATCGTATCCTTGGGACAAGCTATTGTATGCGGACGAGGTATTCCTAACGAATTCCATTCAGGAGATCGTTCCGGTGACGAAGGTCGAGAACATCGGCGGGCGGGGGCTGAATCCGGGAGGCTGCAACTCCGTCGGGGCCATTACTTATAACCTCATGCATCAATACCGGGAGGCTGCCGAAAGGAACGATACGAAATGATGAAACCTGCTTTCTATAATCGCAGTTATACTTTTCGAGATGGATTGAATCTTGTACTGGGACAGCGAACTCTCGTCATGGGAATCTTGAACGCGACTCCGGATTCTTTCTCCGACGGGGGAAGATTCAATTCGGTAGAAGCGGCTGTCGAAAGAGCTAAGCAAATGGCTGCCGATGGGGCGGATATTCTCGATATCGGGGGAGAATCGACCCGACCGGGCCATGATCCGGTACCGGCGGAAGAGGAGCTGCGGCGGATTATTCCGGTCATCCAGGCCGTACGAGAACAAGTGAAGCTTCCGATCAGCGTGGATACTTACAAGGCGGAAGTCGCGAGAGAAGCGCTCGAGGCGGGCGCCCATATCGTCAATGACGTGTGGGGGTTTAAGCGCGAACCGAAAATCGCGGCGATTTCGGCAAAATACGGAGGCCCGGTCAT
Encoded proteins:
- the folP gene encoding dihydropteroate synthase; its protein translation is MKPAFYNRSYTFRDGLNLVLGQRTLVMGILNATPDSFSDGGRFNSVEAAVERAKQMAADGADILDIGGESTRPGHDPVPAEEELRRIIPVIQAVREQVKLPISVDTYKAEVAREALEAGAHIVNDVWGFKREPKIAAISAKYGGPVILTHNRDNRDYSNYIKDVLNDLLESVRLAKEAGVEDDNIWLDPGIGFAKDYEENLELMGRLNEVVGLGYPVLLGTSRKRFIQSTLGVTPNEAVEGTGATTALGIAQGCQIVRVHDVLQMKRVAAMSDAIIYRQAVKEERVRHG
- the pabC gene encoding aminodeoxychorismate lyase — translated: MNFLYNGQLTDSQEAVISAFDHGFLYGMGLFETFRTYGGRPWLLERHAARLAKGCEMLGIGYVPDVERMKSAIAELLAANGLTDGYIRWSVSAGEGAIGLPADVYDKPNEIAYAKELAVDEPSARKGKTVRLLKLPRSTPEGDVRLKSFHYMNNINAKRELNREGARPGTEGLFLSHEGFVVEGMVSNVFWISDGVLYTPEASTGLLEGVTREFVLELAKDMGIRTEQGSYPWDKLLYADEVFLTNSIQEIVPVTKVENIGGRGLNPGGCNSVGAITYNLMHQYREAAERNDTK
- the pabA gene encoding aminodeoxychorismate/anthranilate synthase component II — encoded protein: MILVIDNYDSFTYNLVQYLGELGEEIVVHRNDEIDLDGIAKLAPDHILISPGPCTPNEAGVSLALLERFKGEIPIFGVCLGHQAIGQAFGGDVIRADQLMHGKTSEIAHDGRTIFEGLPSPFTATRYHSLIVKRDTLPDCLEISAETEDGLIMGLRHKEYVVEGVQFHPESIMTDYGLQILRNFLSQKTGVRA
- a CDS encoding anthranilate synthase component I family protein, with product MEAITLDQWKQWSEEGKYALLPYINKIELEPSELLPAFWDQAWAEASSHSCLLESGKGGRYSFVGLKPVSVIEGKGSQARVLEPARNGSSGWEEVSRQEGAPLERLREWMLPWTGPRPANVPDCIGGVLGFWSYDVVRSLEKLPVAAKDDLALPDYVFQRFEELWIADTQENAVYCAVHIPLARTANESLEQLYQSARQRSLDMERQWLKWVSASRSPDQAIRGREMRERMAEDRLQIDVESLPGLKTSMSKAEYESAVRAIQRYIGQGDVFQVNLAMRQSKATPATPETLYEWLRVVNPSPYMGMLRTPAFSLVSASPELLVKLDAGRLSTRPIAGTRRRGRTQEEDRAMEDELLTSDKERAEHVMLVDLERNDLGRVAKYGTVHVPELMTVERYSHVMHLVSQVEARLAAGKDALDVLAAVFPGGTITGAPKIRTMEIIEELEPTRRGPYTGSMGWIDYSGNMEFNIIIRTIAVQDGICHIQAGAGIVIDSDPEREFRESLSKAKALWKAVQYSEGQGEPI